From a region of the Methanolobus tindarius DSM 2278 genome:
- a CDS encoding DUF362 domain-containing protein — protein sequence MKMRKQTTILLVSILMFSLIAGCITDDSASETDSERLEADSNNPGENSQMTTAKDNMSTEVPKVYMTTDISPEGLIAVYEAMNRDLTGNVAVKLHSGEPGSEDNNYLRPEFIKDLVQLVNGTIVEANTAYGGGRAETAMHKQVMIDHGFTAIAPTDIMDEKGEMSLPVSNGKHLDEFIVGSHYSNYDSWLILSHFKGHAMGGFGGALKNVAIGIASANGKTSVHGAGNYDDVSQIWDAFRETPQDDFLESMAEANGAFMDDVGDNVAYINVLNRISVDCDCVASPAEPTMEDIGIMASLDPVALDQASVDQIYTAPDGEHVIERIESRNGTHILDYAAGIGIGSQEYELVNLDA from the coding sequence ATGAAAATGAGAAAGCAGACTACTATTTTGCTGGTTTCCATTCTGATGTTTTCTTTAATTGCGGGATGCATCACAGATGACAGCGCATCAGAAACTGATTCGGAAAGACTGGAAGCCGATAGCAACAATCCAGGAGAAAATTCTCAGATGACAACTGCTAAGGATAACATGTCAACTGAAGTTCCTAAAGTCTATATGACCACTGACATCAGTCCGGAAGGCTTAATTGCAGTTTATGAAGCAATGAACCGTGATCTTACCGGAAATGTTGCAGTCAAGCTTCATAGTGGGGAACCAGGCAGTGAAGATAACAATTATCTCAGACCTGAATTTATAAAAGATCTGGTTCAGTTAGTGAACGGTACTATTGTTGAAGCCAATACTGCTTACGGTGGCGGTAGGGCTGAAACAGCAATGCATAAACAAGTTATGATAGATCATGGATTCACAGCTATTGCTCCAACAGACATAATGGATGAAAAAGGTGAAATGTCGCTTCCGGTAAGTAATGGAAAACACCTTGACGAATTCATTGTTGGTTCACATTACTCAAATTATGACTCATGGTTAATTCTTTCTCACTTTAAAGGTCATGCAATGGGCGGTTTTGGAGGTGCCCTAAAGAATGTGGCAATAGGTATTGCATCAGCTAATGGAAAGACAAGTGTACATGGTGCAGGAAATTATGACGATGTTAGTCAGATCTGGGATGCCTTCAGAGAAACACCACAGGACGATTTTTTGGAATCGATGGCAGAAGCCAATGGTGCATTCATGGATGATGTTGGAGATAACGTAGCCTACATAAATGTCTTAAACAGGATCTCTGTTGATTGTGATTGTGTTGCCAGTCCGGCTGAACCAACTATGGAAGACATAGGAATCATGGCGTCCCTTGATCCTGTAGCTCTTGATCAGGCTAGTGTTGACCAGATTTACACAGCACCTGACGGAGAACATGTAATTGAGAGGATTGAGTCAAGAAACGGTACACATATCCTTGACTATGCAGCAGGAATTGGCATAGGTAGTCAGGAATATGAATTGGTGAATCTGGATGCTTGA
- a CDS encoding permease, producing the protein MLDILQREVIYLWYYSSVLFNQIAIYWVFGIILGSVISVFGKEKIHRLFVSIQNKRLGLFGVVPASLLGIASPLCMFGTIPIAASFSEKGMRDDWLAAFMMSSILLNPQLLIYSAALGKTVFSIRLISCIICGILAGLCVRLFFREKGFFNFSTLVLPENRDTDTNMLMRLIKNIRRNIRATGAYFFLGILLSAMFQRYVSPDAFASLFGSQQGFGVLLAATIGVPLYVCGGGTIPLLLEWLRHGMSLGAAAAFMVTGPATKITNLGAVKIVLGKRQFSIYLAYTILFAIITGIIIDIVL; encoded by the coding sequence ATGCTTGACATACTTCAGAGAGAAGTCATATATCTCTGGTATTATTCCAGCGTCCTGTTCAACCAGATAGCAATATACTGGGTCTTCGGTATTATCCTGGGCTCAGTAATTTCCGTATTTGGGAAAGAGAAAATTCACAGATTGTTCGTTTCCATACAGAACAAACGCCTTGGATTATTCGGAGTGGTTCCGGCAAGTCTGCTGGGAATCGCCTCCCCTCTTTGTATGTTTGGTACTATTCCTATTGCAGCTTCATTCTCTGAAAAAGGAATGAGGGATGACTGGCTTGCTGCATTCATGATGAGCTCTATTTTGCTCAATCCTCAACTGCTCATTTACAGTGCCGCTCTTGGCAAAACAGTTTTTTCCATACGTTTAATTTCATGTATCATTTGTGGAATTCTGGCCGGCCTCTGTGTCAGGTTATTTTTCCGTGAAAAAGGATTTTTCAATTTTTCAACGCTTGTGCTGCCGGAAAACAGGGATACAGACACCAATATGCTGATGCGCCTGATAAAAAATATCAGGAGAAATATCAGGGCAACAGGAGCTTATTTTTTTCTGGGTATCTTGCTTTCAGCGATGTTTCAACGCTATGTATCCCCTGATGCATTTGCCAGCCTTTTCGGGAGCCAGCAGGGATTTGGAGTATTGCTGGCAGCAACCATAGGAGTACCCTTATACGTATGCGGCGGAGGTACTATTCCTTTACTACTGGAATGGCTGCGACATGGAATGAGTCTGGGTGCTGCTGCAGCATTTATGGTAACAGGGCCTGCAACGAAAATTACGAATCTTGGTGCTGTGAAAATAGTACTGGGTAAAAGGCAATTCAGTATCTATCTGGCATATACGATTTTGTTTGCAATTATAACAGGAATTATTATAGATATTGTTCTGTAA